CGAGGTGCTCGGCGACCTGTCCACGGCGGACCGGATCGCGGTGCTGGTGCCCGGCGTCGGCACCACGCTGGCCGACTTCGACCGCGGCCTGGGCGGCGTCGCCCGCCGCGCGCCAGCGGTGCAGGCCCGGCACCTGTACGACGCACTTCGCGAGCAGGCCCCCGGGCAGCGGGTCGCCGTGGTGGCGTGGCTGGGCTACGACCCGCCCGGCGGCTGGGGACTCTCCGTGGCGACCGAGAACCGGGCCGCGGCGGGCGCGGCGGCGCTCAACAGGTTCGTCCGCGGGCTGATCGCGCAGCGTCCGGCCACGACGGTGACGCTGATCGGGCACAGCTACGGCTCGGTCGTGCTCGGGCTGGCCGCACCGGAGCTGCCCGCGCAGGTGACCGACCTCGTCGCGCTGGGCAGCCCCGGCATGGGCGTCGACCGCGCCGCGGACCTGGCCACCGCCGCCCGGGTCTGGGCCGGTCAGGCGGCCGGTGACTGGATCCGCCGGGTGCCGGGCGTACGCGTGCTCGGCCTCGGCCACGGCCGCCACCC
The Catellatospora sp. IY07-71 DNA segment above includes these coding regions:
- a CDS encoding alpha/beta hydrolase; this translates as MRTRVMNMGMAGAVALGLFAPPADPPLPTPGGFAAARAAMAAAGPPYAAWAAAGRTFLLFDPAGDGFAAEVLGDLSTADRIAVLVPGVGTTLADFDRGLGGVARRAPAVQARHLYDALREQAPGQRVAVVAWLGYDPPGGWGLSVATENRAAAGAAALNRFVRGLIAQRPATTVTLIGHSYGSVVLGLAAPELPAQVTDLVALGSPGMGVDRAADLATAARVWAGQAAGDWIRRVPGVRVLGLGHGRHPGDPEFGARPLPTGGVDGHDGYLQPGSPTLAAVADLIVAS